From the Carya illinoinensis cultivar Pawnee chromosome 4, C.illinoinensisPawnee_v1, whole genome shotgun sequence genome, one window contains:
- the LOC122306489 gene encoding protein FAR-RED IMPAIRED RESPONSE 1-like — MTQRSYRFEDGSLRYITFCCSRGGKARNRTTNVARPRPTSKTDCKAKINTTFMDGVFKLLSVHNSHNHGLSPQKSRFFRCNKEVSESVKKVLDTNDQAGIRLNKSFAALVQEVGGFENLLFSEKDCRNYIDKAHYLRLGKGGAEALRQYFARMQYKNDGFFSNIDLDDDERLKNVFWVDARSKATYKYFGDVVTFDITYLTNRYGMPFAPFVGVNHHGQSILLGARLISNEDMETFSWLFQTWLNLMDGEVPKAIITDQDRAMKNAIALVFPNTRHIYCLWHILKKSI; from the coding sequence ATGACTCAAAGGAGTTATAGGTTTGAGGATGGGAGCCTCAGATATATCACGTTTTGTTGTTCTCGTGGTGGGAAGGCACGGAACCGGACGACAAATGTTGCGAGGCCACGTCCGACGTCAAAGACTGACTGTAAGGCAAAGATAAATACTACGTTCATGGACGGAGTATTCAAGTTGTTGAGTGTTCACAATTCCCACAATCACGGCCTAAGTCCACAAAAGTCGAGATTCTTTCGCTGCAATAAAGAAGTGAGCGAGTCTGTTAAGAAAGTATTAGATACAAATGATCAAGCTGGCATTAGATTAAACAAGAGTTTTGCAGCACTTGTGCAAGAAGTGGGTGGATTTGAGAACTTGCTATTCAGTGAGAAAGATTGTCGTAATTATATTGATAAGGCACACTACCTTCGACTTGGGAAAGGTGGCGCTGAAGCCCTTCGTCAGTATTTTGCTAGGATGCAATACAAAAATGATGGATTCTTTTCAAATATCGACCTTGATGATGATGAAAGGTTGAAGAATGTCTTCTGGGTAGATGCACGGAGCAAGGCAACCTacaaatattttggtgatgttgTGACATTCGACATCACATACCTAACAAATAGGTATGGAATGCCGTTTGCAccgtttgttggtgtaaaccaccatggtcAGTCAATCCTTCTGGGGGCAAGATTGATTTCTAACGAGGatatggaaacattttcatggCTGTTTCAGACTTGGCTAAACTTAATGGATGGGGAAGTTCCAAAGGCCATTATCACAGATCAAGATAGAGCTATGAAGAATGCAATTGCTCTCGTCTTTCCCAATACACGACACATATATTGTTTGTGGCatattctaaaaaaaagtatctGA
- the LOC122306761 gene encoding probable polyol transporter 6, whose amino-acid sequence MQVIGSAMEPEKHHDYHLLPDSESALPVRNDLKNGRRREGVTGSESHKSKLPEGTPVHRKAYLNKFALAGAILASTNSILLGYDIGVMSGAVLFIRENLNISSTQIEILVGSLNVCSLIGSLASGKTSDCIGRRYTIILAAATFLIGAILMGLAPSFPFLMAGRVVAGIGVGYSLMIAPLYVAELSPALTRGFLTSLPEVFINVGILLGYISNYTLSSLPQYMNWRLMLGLAAFPAIAVAVGVLAMPESPRWLVMKGRLGEAKQVLIKISETEEEAELRLADMVKAASFSGHVSASSSSSNWHGQGVWKELLLTPSRPIRRILIAAIGVNFFMQASGNDAVIYYSPEVFRDAGIHNKKHLVGVTVIMGIAKTFFVLLSALFLDRFGRRPLLLLGSAGMTISLAGLGLGSKFLEYSNSNPDWAIALCVVALCAAVSFFSIGLGPVTWVYSSEIFPTRLRAQGSSLAISVNRLVSGVVAMTFLSISRGITFGAMFFALAGIMAVGTVFFYCYLPETKGKSLEEIGALFEDEVDENPEALLS is encoded by the exons ATGCAAGTTATCGGTTCTGCTATGGAACCAGAGAAGCACCATGACTACCACCTTCTTCCTGATTCAGAATCGGCTTTGCCTGTGAGAAATGATCTgaagaatggaagaagaagagaaggagtCACTGGAAGTGAATCCCACAAATCCAAGCTCCCGGAGGGTACTCCTGTTCATCGGAAGGCTTATCTAAACAAATTTGCTCTTGCTGGTGCCATTTTGGCTTCTACAAACTCTATTCTATTGGGCTATG ATATTGGGGTGATGAGTGGCGCAGTGCTCTTCATCAGGGAGAATCTTAATATTTCATCAACCCAAATAGAGATCTTGGTGGGTTCTCTAAATGTGTGTTCCTTGATCGGATCGCTAGCCTCAGGTAAGACCTCAGATTGTATTGGCAGGCGGTACACCATTATCCTAGCAGCAGCCACCTTCCTTATAGGCGCAATCCTGATGGGCCTCGCACCATCATTCCCATTCCTCATGGCCGGACGGGTAGTTGCCGGCATCGGAGTCGGCTACTCGCTCATGATTGCTCCTCTGTACGTAGCTGAGCTCTCCCCAGCACTCACACGAGGCTTTCTCACCTCCCTACCTGAAGTCTTCATCAATGTCGGAATCCTTCTCGGTTACATTTCCAACTACACCTTATCGAGCCTCCCACAGTACATGAACTGGAGACTTATGCTCGGGCTTGCAGCTTTTCCGGCCATTGCCGTTGCAGTGGGTGTCCTGGCAATGCCAGAGTCACCAAGGTGGCTGGTCATGAAAGGCCGTTTAGGAGAAGCAAAGCAGGTTTTGATTAAAATATCGGAAACTGAAGAGGAGGCTGAACTCAGACTTGCAGACATGGTGAAAGCCGCTTCTTTCTCCGGCCATGTTTCTGCTTCTTCGTCTTCAAGTAACTGGCATGGGCAAGGTGTTTGGAAAGAACTTCTGTTAACTCCATCTCGGCCCATCCGCCGGATTCTCATAGCTGCCATTGGGGTCAACTTCTTCATGCAAGCCTCCGGCAATGATGCAGTTATCTATTACAGTCCAGAAGTGTTCAGGGACGCTGGAATTCACAACAAGAAACACCTTGTGGGTGTTACAGTCATCATGGGAATTGCCAAAACATTCTTCGTTTTGTTGTCGGCCCTCTTCCTGGACCGGTTCGGTAGGCGGCCACTCTTGCTGTTGGGCTCAGCCGGTATGACAATATCACTGGCTGGGCTCGGCCTAGGCTCCAAATTTCTCGAGTATTCCAACAGCAACCCTGACTGGGCCATTGCATTGTGTGTAGTTGCCCTGTGTGCAGCTGTTTCCTTCTTTTCAATTGGGCTCGGCCCCGTTACATGGGTCTACTCGTCGGAGATATTCCCGACTAGGTTACGTGCACAGGGTTCGAGCCTGGCCATCTCCGTGAACAGGTTGGTGAGTGGAGTGGTGGCCATGACATTCTTAAGCATTTCCAGGGGGATAACATTTGGAGCCATGTTTTTTGCTCTTGCCGGAATAATGGCCGTGGGTACGGTTTTCTTTTACTGCTACTTGCCGGAAACGAAAGGCAAGAGCTTAGAAGAGATTGGGGCACTTTTCGAGGATGAAGTTGATGAGAATCCCGAGGCCCTCCTTTCTTAG